In Azospirillaceae bacterium, a genomic segment contains:
- the clpS gene encoding ATP-dependent Clp protease adapter ClpS, which translates to MTEFDSQGNEGGNGGDGTTTGVVVKAKPKTKKPSMYKVLMLNDDYTPMEFVVHILERFFSKNREEATRIMLHVHRRGVGVCGVFTYEVAETKVTQVMDFARQNQHPLQCTLEKD; encoded by the coding sequence ATGACCGAGTTTGATAGTCAAGGGAATGAGGGCGGAAACGGCGGGGACGGCACCACGACCGGCGTCGTGGTCAAGGCCAAGCCGAAGACCAAAAAGCCCTCCATGTACAAGGTCTTGATGCTGAATGACGACTACACCCCCATGGAGTTCGTCGTTCACATCCTGGAACGCTTCTTTTCCAAGAACAGGGAAGAAGCAACCCGGATCATGCTGCACGTTCATCGCCGGGGTGTCGGCGTGTGCGGCGTGTTCACCTACGAGGTGGCGGAGACGAAAGTAACCCAGGTGATGGATTTCGCGCGCCAGAACCAGCATCCCCTGCAATGCACCTTGGAGAAGGATTAG
- the phaP gene encoding TIGR01841 family phasin (Members of this family are phasins (small proteins associated with inclusions such as PHA granules). Note that several different families of phasins have been named PhaP despite very little sequence similarity to each other.), with translation MTTANTVTTTASRAKKVATDAAVETGATVKQAAETTARATQDAVTKNYEQAVALTKEQVEKASKKAFEAYEELTAFNKDTVDAFVLSSTVLAKGLENLSKSFVAYAQSSLESSVSATKALLAVKSLREAVDQQSEFAKASFDSLVSEATKTSELSVKLANEAIEPISARVNAVVTKFGKPRLAA, from the coding sequence ATGACCACCGCGAATACTGTCACCACCACCGCATCCCGCGCCAAGAAGGTCGCCACCGACGCCGCCGTGGAAACGGGCGCCACTGTGAAGCAGGCAGCCGAAACCACCGCGCGTGCCACCCAGGACGCGGTCACCAAGAATTATGAGCAGGCCGTCGCCCTGACCAAGGAACAGGTCGAGAAGGCCAGCAAGAAGGCTTTCGAGGCGTATGAGGAACTGACCGCCTTCAACAAGGACACGGTCGACGCCTTCGTCCTGTCCTCCACCGTCCTGGCCAAGGGCCTGGAAAACCTGTCCAAGTCCTTCGTCGCCTACGCCCAGTCCTCGCTGGAAAGCAGCGTGTCGGCCACCAAGGCCCTGCTGGCGGTCAAGTCCCTGCGTGAGGCGGTGGACCAGCAATCCGAATTCGCCAAGGCCAGCTTTGACAGCCTGGTCAGCGAAGCGACCAAGACCTCCGAACTGTCGGTGAAGTTGGCGAATGAGGCGATCGAGCCCATCTCCGCCCGTGTCAACGCGGTGGTGACCAAGTTCGGCAAGCCGCGCCTGGCGGCCTGA
- a CDS encoding D-alanyl-D-alanine carboxypeptidase, which translates to MGGRPRQTTRRGRWAVLALLACWALTPVTAFAKYAAIVVDAETGQVLHSAGADTENYPASLTKMMTLYLLFDALDSGRVTLDQSFKVSAHAQAQAPSKLGLEAGDTIRVRDAILALVTKSANDVAVVVAENLGGSEPRFAQMMTAKAHALGMSRTTFRNASGLPNLAQHTTARDLARLAQALIHNHEKQYAYFKTESFTYNGDTMANHNHLMSRYPGMDGIKTGFINASGFNLVGSAVQNGRRLVAVVMGGSSAVWRDNRMADLLDEGFASKPGAIVTAEAPILPPGRAGRAAPVQVADAAANDDQSASQGDEDEDEAKPPRPAGVRLASAAGKAAKAVGKAAESVADHTLLAAPAEAASEGMALPKAKTIPAGWSIQVGAFNDRAAGQAAIARVTQKTKGLLNAAVPNVQEIPTAKRTLFRARLAGLSEKTARAACAQLTRQRQDCIALPPGSS; encoded by the coding sequence TTGGGGGGGCGTCCCCGCCAGACCACCCGGCGCGGACGGTGGGCCGTCCTGGCCTTGCTGGCCTGCTGGGCCCTCACGCCCGTCACCGCTTTCGCCAAGTACGCCGCGATCGTGGTGGATGCCGAGACCGGGCAGGTGCTGCACTCCGCCGGCGCGGATACGGAAAACTATCCCGCGTCGCTGACCAAGATGATGACGCTATACCTGCTGTTCGACGCGCTGGATTCCGGCCGCGTCACGCTGGACCAGTCGTTCAAGGTTTCGGCCCACGCCCAGGCGCAGGCCCCCAGCAAGCTGGGGCTGGAGGCGGGCGACACCATCCGCGTGCGCGATGCGATCCTGGCGCTGGTGACCAAGTCGGCCAACGACGTGGCGGTGGTGGTGGCTGAGAATTTAGGCGGTAGCGAGCCCCGCTTCGCCCAGATGATGACGGCCAAGGCCCACGCGCTGGGCATGAGCCGCACCACCTTCCGCAACGCGTCGGGCCTGCCCAACCTGGCGCAGCACACCACCGCCCGCGACCTGGCCCGCCTGGCCCAGGCGCTGATCCATAACCATGAGAAGCAGTACGCCTACTTCAAGACGGAAAGCTTCACCTACAACGGCGACACGATGGCCAACCACAACCATCTGATGTCGCGTTATCCCGGCATGGATGGCATCAAGACCGGCTTCATCAACGCCTCGGGCTTCAATCTGGTCGGGTCCGCCGTGCAGAACGGCCGCCGCCTGGTCGCCGTGGTGATGGGCGGCAGCAGCGCCGTGTGGCGCGACAACCGCATGGCCGACCTTCTGGACGAAGGTTTTGCCAGCAAGCCGGGCGCCATCGTCACCGCCGAGGCGCCGATCCTGCCGCCGGGCCGTGCCGGCCGCGCGGCCCCCGTGCAGGTGGCCGATGCCGCGGCGAATGACGACCAATCCGCGTCGCAGGGCGATGAGGATGAAGACGAGGCCAAGCCGCCCCGCCCCGCCGGCGTCCGGCTGGCCAGCGCCGCCGGCAAGGCCGCCAAGGCGGTGGGCAAGGCGGCGGAAAGCGTCGCCGATCATACCCTGCTGGCCGCCCCCGCCGAGGCGGCGTCGGAAGGCATGGCCCTGCCCAAGGCCAAGACCATCCCCGCCGGGTGGAGCATCCAGGTGGGCGCCTTCAACGACCGCGCCGCCGGTCAGGCCGCCATCGCCCGCGTGACGCAGAAGACCAAAGGCCTGCTGAACGCCGCCGTCCCCAATGTGCAGGAAATCCCCACCGCCAAGCGCACCCTGTTCCGCGCCCGCCTGGCGGGCCTGAGCGAGAAGACCGCCCGCGCCGCCTGCGCGCAGTTGACCCGCCAGCGCCAGGACTGCATCGCCCTGCCGCCCGGCAGCAGCTGA
- the clpA gene encoding ATP-dependent Clp protease ATP-binding subunit ClpA, translating to MLSRNLEQTLHRALAYANERRHEYATLEHLLLALTEDQDALAVLRACGVTVEKLRVELGEYLDNELSNLISSRSEDAKPTAGFQRVLQRAAIHVQSSGREEVTGANVLVALFSERESHAVYFLQEQEMTRFDAVNYISHGIAKSPGRSETKRVSGSEEEPPAGEKPPKKGTEALEAYCVNLNKKALNGKIDPLIGRAQEVDRTIQILCRRSKNNPLYVGDPGVGKTAIAEGLARRIVHGEVPEVLQNAVIFALDMGALLAGTRYRGDFEERLKSVLSELEAVEGSVLFIDEIHTVIGAGATSGGAMDASNLLKPALASGALRCVGSTTYKEYRSYFEKDRALVRRFQKIDVNEPSLDDAVKILEGIKSYYEKHHNVRYTREAIRSAVELSAKYIGDRKLPDKAIDIIDEVGAAQMLLPVTKRKKTIQVKDVEAVVAKIARIPPKSVSRDDREVLLNLERDLKTMVFGQEKAIDTLVSAIKLARAGLRDPEKPIGNYLFSGPTGVGKTEVARQLSRTLGIELTRFDMSEYMERHTVSRLIGAPPGYVGFDQGGLLTDAIDQHPHCVLLLDEIEKAHPDLYNILLQVMDHGKLTDHNGKTVDFRNVILIMTTNAGASDLAKPAFGFGREKRMGEDEEAINRLFTPEFRNRLDAIITFAGLSPEIIGRVVDKFVMELEAQLSDRGVTIELTDEAREWLATKGYDPLYGARPLGRTIQEYIKKPLAEELLFGKLVKGGAVRVSVKDDALVFDYTAGSGTSRQAEKPEEKVPELVN from the coding sequence ATGCTCTCGCGTAATCTCGAGCAAACGCTGCACCGGGCCCTAGCTTATGCCAATGAGCGGCGGCACGAGTACGCGACCCTGGAACACCTGCTGCTGGCCCTCACCGAAGACCAGGATGCCCTGGCCGTTCTGCGCGCCTGCGGCGTGACGGTGGAAAAGCTGCGGGTCGAACTCGGCGAGTACCTGGACAATGAGCTGAGCAACCTCATCTCCAGCCGGTCCGAGGACGCCAAGCCCACCGCCGGATTCCAGCGCGTGCTGCAACGCGCCGCCATCCATGTCCAGAGTTCCGGACGGGAAGAGGTGACCGGCGCCAACGTGCTGGTGGCCCTGTTCTCCGAACGGGAAAGCCACGCCGTCTATTTCCTGCAGGAGCAGGAGATGACGCGGTTCGACGCCGTCAACTACATCTCCCACGGCATCGCCAAGTCCCCCGGCCGGTCCGAGACCAAGCGCGTCTCCGGCTCGGAGGAGGAGCCGCCGGCCGGCGAAAAGCCGCCCAAGAAGGGGACGGAGGCGCTGGAGGCCTACTGCGTCAACCTCAACAAGAAGGCGCTCAACGGCAAGATCGATCCCCTGATCGGCCGCGCGCAGGAAGTTGACCGCACCATCCAGATCCTGTGCCGCCGGTCCAAGAACAACCCGCTGTACGTGGGCGACCCCGGCGTGGGCAAGACCGCCATCGCGGAGGGTTTGGCCCGCCGCATCGTCCATGGCGAGGTGCCTGAGGTGTTGCAGAACGCCGTCATCTTCGCGCTGGACATGGGCGCGCTGCTGGCCGGCACCCGCTATCGCGGCGATTTCGAGGAGCGGCTGAAAAGCGTCCTGTCGGAACTGGAGGCGGTCGAAGGCTCCGTCCTGTTCATCGATGAAATCCACACGGTGATCGGCGCCGGCGCCACGTCGGGTGGTGCCATGGATGCCAGCAACCTGCTGAAGCCGGCCCTGGCCAGCGGCGCGCTGCGGTGCGTCGGGTCCACGACCTACAAGGAATACCGCAGCTATTTCGAGAAGGACCGCGCCCTGGTCCGCCGCTTCCAGAAGATCGACGTCAACGAGCCCTCGCTGGACGACGCGGTCAAGATCCTGGAAGGCATCAAGAGTTATTACGAGAAGCACCACAACGTCCGCTACACCCGCGAGGCCATCCGGTCAGCGGTGGAGCTGTCGGCCAAGTACATCGGCGACCGCAAGCTGCCGGACAAGGCCATCGACATCATCGACGAGGTGGGGGCGGCGCAGATGCTGCTGCCCGTGACCAAGCGCAAGAAGACCATCCAGGTGAAGGACGTGGAGGCGGTGGTCGCCAAGATCGCCCGCATCCCACCGAAGAGCGTCAGCCGCGACGACCGTGAGGTGCTGCTGAATCTGGAACGCGACCTGAAGACCATGGTGTTCGGCCAGGAAAAGGCCATCGACACCCTGGTCAGCGCCATCAAGCTGGCGCGCGCCGGCTTGCGCGATCCGGAAAAGCCCATCGGCAACTACCTGTTCTCCGGCCCGACCGGCGTGGGCAAGACCGAGGTGGCGCGACAGCTGTCGCGCACCCTGGGTATTGAGCTGACCCGCTTCGACATGTCGGAATACATGGAGCGGCACACGGTCAGCCGTCTGATCGGCGCCCCGCCGGGTTATGTCGGCTTCGACCAGGGCGGCCTGCTGACCGACGCCATCGACCAGCATCCGCATTGCGTGCTGCTGCTGGACGAGATCGAGAAGGCGCACCCGGATCTCTACAACATCCTGTTGCAGGTGATGGACCACGGCAAGCTGACCGACCACAACGGCAAGACGGTCGATTTCCGCAACGTCATCCTGATCATGACCACCAACGCCGGCGCGTCGGACCTGGCCAAGCCCGCCTTCGGTTTCGGCCGCGAGAAGCGGATGGGCGAGGATGAGGAGGCGATCAACCGCCTGTTCACGCCGGAATTCCGCAACCGTCTGGACGCCATCATCACCTTCGCCGGCCTGTCGCCGGAGATCATCGGGCGCGTGGTGGACAAGTTTGTCATGGAGCTGGAGGCGCAGCTGAGCGACCGCGGCGTCACCATCGAACTGACGGACGAGGCGCGCGAGTGGCTGGCGACCAAGGGCTACGACCCCCTGTACGGCGCCCGCCCGCTGGGGCGTACAATCCAGGAGTACATCAAGAAGCCGCTGGCCGAGGAATTGCTGTTCGGCAAGTTGGTCAAGGGCGGTGCCGTCCGCGTCTCCGTCAAGGACGACGCCCTGGTGTTCGACTACACTGCAGGATCCGGCACGTCGCGCCAGGCGGAAAAGCCGGAGGAGAAGGTGCCGGAACTGGTCAACTGA
- a CDS encoding response regulator, with protein MTPQDNPAATPPGPRVLVAEDNRVNRELILAILRRLGYEATGAADGAEAVATYDTAEAPFDIVLLDLNMPGMDGAEAARILHGRPVPTGRSRAIPLVLMTAETDVIDHLTTGLFAGYIAKPLVWNDLDQLIRRLVALS; from the coding sequence ATGACCCCGCAAGACAACCCCGCCGCGACCCCGCCCGGTCCCCGTGTCCTGGTGGCCGAGGACAACCGGGTGAACCGGGAACTGATCCTGGCCATTCTGCGCCGGCTGGGCTATGAGGCCACCGGCGCCGCCGACGGGGCGGAGGCCGTGGCGACCTATGACACCGCCGAGGCGCCGTTCGACATCGTGCTGCTGGATCTCAACATGCCCGGCATGGACGGGGCGGAGGCGGCGCGCATCCTGCACGGCCGCCCCGTGCCCACCGGCCGCTCGCGCGCCATTCCACTGGTGCTGATGACGGCGGAAACCGATGTGATCGACCACCTGACCACGGGCCTGTTCGCCGGCTATATCGCCAAGCCCCTGGTATGGAACGATCTGGACCAGTTGATCCGGCGGCTGGTCGCCTTAAGCTGA
- a CDS encoding SGNH/GDSL hydrolase family protein has protein sequence MRLVGTGKPWLRAAVFALALTGAAGMARAADLAALHPNTTILFQGDSITDGGRQPGNDLNHTMGQDYDYIIAATVGAEYPERNLTFVNRGISGNTVSDLAARWQADTLDIKPDVLSILVGVNDTFFGKGETLETYAQVYEKLINETQTKLPGVKIVLGQPFLMPVASHKASYAADRALVKQRQDVVAALAAKYHLPLVKYQDAFDAALAKAPAEHWSWDGVHPTYAGHGLMAREWRRAVDAAWPE, from the coding sequence ATGCGCTTGGTGGGAACGGGAAAGCCTTGGCTGCGCGCGGCCGTGTTCGCCCTGGCGCTGACGGGTGCCGCCGGAATGGCCAGGGCCGCTGACCTGGCGGCGCTGCACCCCAACACCACCATCCTCTTCCAGGGCGATTCCATCACCGACGGCGGCCGCCAGCCCGGCAACGACCTGAACCACACCATGGGCCAGGACTACGACTACATCATCGCGGCCACGGTGGGGGCGGAGTATCCGGAACGCAACCTGACCTTCGTGAACCGGGGGATCAGCGGCAATACCGTCTCCGACCTCGCCGCCCGCTGGCAGGCCGACACCCTGGATATCAAGCCCGACGTGCTGAGCATCCTGGTGGGCGTCAACGACACCTTCTTCGGCAAGGGCGAGACGCTGGAAACCTACGCCCAGGTCTATGAAAAGCTGATCAACGAGACCCAGACCAAGCTTCCGGGCGTGAAGATCGTCCTGGGCCAGCCCTTCCTGATGCCGGTGGCCAGCCACAAGGCCAGCTACGCCGCCGACCGCGCGCTAGTGAAACAGCGGCAGGACGTGGTAGCGGCCCTGGCGGCGAAATATCACCTGCCGCTGGTGAAATACCAGGACGCCTTCGACGCCGCGCTGGCCAAGGCGCCGGCGGAGCACTGGTCCTGGGATGGCGTCCACCCCACCTATGCCGGCCACGGCCTGATGGCGCGGGAATGGCGGCGCGCGGTGGACGCGGCTTGGCCGGAGTAA
- a CDS encoding two-component regulator propeller domain-containing protein, with amino-acid sequence MRVVLLIVAVCLAALGWPGPGRADVSPAGATPARVAPWRALGQTVFEHIDRSRGLPSDTIFSLAQDRQGFIWIGTTNGLARFDGYRMRVFQPDADEPGSLPDGVIRALHVDAAGRLWVGTHVGGLALYDPVTERFTTVAPGPAGVSAATIYDISDDGGDGVWVATRGGLDHVAGDGRVLEHVRHDDKGGADALPHSTVFAVHLDAGGTLWAGTAKGLVVRPAGATTFAPPVIQDAGNPGAALLADSIWQIEEGGDGRLWLGGDRSGLGVYDPRDHSLRIIQPETAGEPPLSAVTMRGAVEVRPGVLWVATLGNGIAEVDVARGLYRTIRHEADIPATLANDSLRAIIKDRSGLIWVGGDSGLDVHNPTNAALMTLFTGNGRPPLGDLPTIKSLAVAPDGTLWLGGDGAIVLFDPGTRHARRLLAGGTNADPAHSLPQLDVLALARQDDRDGGAVWAGTPRGLYRIHTGGTGGEQVVRETLPTANPYPYIARVVTAGGVTWAGTFSGLVRIDGDGAKTLYRRDPANPAGLADDRIIALAVDHGGIVWAGTEHGLNRLDPATGAVERLAHDKDDAASLPHDYVNSLVEDGHGRLWVGTAQGGIGILEGRGADGKPRFRVLDRRDGLPSLRINNLTYDGHNHVWATTADELVRIDTDTLAVRVLGPAENALIRRYWENASAMTPDGMLLFAGDGGMTVVSPDDIADWRYAPPLAVTEVRVDGRSIPPAALRSAPLVLNPGDKGFEVEVTALDFSAPDRNRYAVMLEGFDSGWMEKDAPRRRAVYTNLAPGHYRLLARGTNKDGLWNADVLSLPVTVLPAWYQTWWFHVLATGTVVGGVALAFWGRLAWHRRRQRALEELVDARTADLAASAATLRRVGDAGRDLSASLEREAICRALHTHVAELMPTAGLRVALFDAREAQLTVVYPGGTEPPNGPALPADDPLYQRAVDGASTIVGPDGILLFAPLRAGARRVGVVEVRLSRPDPALPRQVEALRSMAAFAAVAITNAAAFRDVEQARNEAAQTLANLENALARLVQQEKLASLGNLVAVVAHEINTPLGVAVTLASQLQGEVEALGSAVAERRLRRVDLDEFLDQAQDGCVILNRNLRRAADLVQSFKQLSVDQASERVRAVALTEYLRETLLSLDPLLKGHGVAVTVDGPAGFTIPTRPGQLAQVLTNLIQNAVVHAFDDVAEPEIHIEVARTPGGRASVTVADNGRGMTADLAAQAFEPFFTTKQGEGGSGLGLHIVHNLVTGPLRGELSLDSVPGAGTRVHIELGTFQAGEAPVLEPSA; translated from the coding sequence ATGCGGGTAGTGCTCCTGATCGTCGCCGTTTGTCTGGCGGCCCTGGGATGGCCGGGGCCCGGGCGGGCGGACGTGTCCCCGGCGGGTGCCACGCCGGCGCGCGTGGCGCCGTGGCGGGCCCTGGGGCAGACGGTCTTCGAACACATCGACCGCAGCCGGGGCTTGCCCAGCGACACCATCTTTTCCCTGGCACAGGACCGGCAGGGTTTCATCTGGATCGGAACGACCAATGGCCTGGCGCGGTTCGACGGCTATCGCATGCGGGTGTTCCAGCCCGATGCCGATGAGCCGGGCAGCCTGCCGGACGGCGTCATCCGCGCCCTGCATGTCGATGCCGCCGGCCGGCTGTGGGTGGGGACCCATGTCGGGGGCCTGGCGCTCTATGATCCGGTGACGGAACGTTTCACCACCGTGGCGCCGGGCCCGGCGGGTGTCAGCGCCGCCACCATCTACGACATTTCCGACGATGGCGGCGACGGCGTCTGGGTGGCGACCCGGGGCGGCCTGGACCACGTCGCCGGCGATGGCCGCGTGCTGGAACATGTGCGCCATGATGACAAGGGCGGTGCCGACGCCCTGCCACACAGCACCGTCTTCGCCGTGCACCTGGATGCCGGCGGCACGCTATGGGCCGGCACGGCCAAGGGCCTGGTGGTACGGCCGGCCGGCGCCACCACGTTCGCGCCACCTGTGATCCAGGACGCGGGGAACCCCGGCGCCGCCTTGCTGGCCGACAGTATCTGGCAGATCGAGGAGGGGGGCGACGGCCGCCTGTGGCTGGGCGGCGACCGCAGCGGCCTGGGCGTCTACGATCCCCGGGACCATAGCCTGCGCATCATCCAGCCGGAGACGGCCGGCGAACCGCCGCTGTCCGCCGTCACCATGCGGGGCGCGGTGGAGGTGCGGCCGGGCGTGCTGTGGGTGGCGACGCTGGGCAATGGCATCGCGGAAGTCGATGTGGCCCGCGGCCTTTACCGCACCATCCGGCATGAGGCCGACATTCCCGCCACCCTGGCCAACGACAGCCTGCGCGCCATCATCAAGGACCGCAGCGGCCTGATCTGGGTGGGGGGTGATTCCGGGCTGGATGTGCACAACCCCACCAACGCCGCGCTGATGACCCTGTTCACCGGCAATGGGCGACCGCCTTTGGGCGATCTGCCCACCATCAAGAGCCTGGCCGTGGCGCCGGACGGCACCTTGTGGCTGGGCGGCGACGGGGCCATCGTGCTGTTCGATCCGGGGACCCGGCATGCCCGCCGCCTGCTGGCTGGCGGCACCAACGCCGATCCGGCGCACAGCCTGCCGCAGTTGGACGTGCTGGCCCTGGCCCGGCAGGACGACCGGGACGGCGGTGCCGTCTGGGCCGGGACACCGCGTGGCCTCTACCGTATTCATACGGGCGGGACGGGAGGGGAGCAGGTGGTGCGTGAGACGCTGCCCACCGCCAACCCTTATCCCTACATCGCCCGTGTCGTCACGGCCGGCGGCGTCACCTGGGCCGGCACCTTCTCCGGCCTGGTACGGATCGATGGCGACGGCGCCAAGACACTGTACCGGCGCGATCCCGCCAATCCCGCCGGCCTGGCCGACGACCGCATCATCGCCCTGGCGGTGGACCATGGCGGTATCGTGTGGGCCGGAACGGAGCATGGGCTGAACCGGCTGGATCCGGCCACCGGTGCCGTGGAGCGCCTGGCACACGACAAGGACGACGCGGCCTCATTGCCCCATGACTACGTCAACAGCCTGGTGGAGGACGGCCACGGCCGGCTGTGGGTGGGCACGGCCCAGGGCGGCATCGGCATCCTGGAGGGCAGGGGAGCGGATGGGAAACCCCGCTTCCGCGTGTTGGATCGCCGCGACGGCCTGCCCAGCCTGCGCATCAACAACCTGACCTATGACGGCCACAACCATGTCTGGGCCACCACGGCCGACGAACTGGTGCGCATCGATACCGACACCCTGGCGGTGCGGGTGCTGGGCCCGGCGGAAAACGCCCTGATCCGCCGGTATTGGGAAAACGCCTCCGCCATGACGCCGGACGGCATGCTGCTGTTCGCGGGCGACGGCGGCATGACCGTGGTGTCACCCGACGATATCGCCGACTGGCGTTATGCCCCGCCCCTGGCCGTGACCGAAGTACGGGTGGATGGGCGCAGCATCCCGCCGGCGGCACTGCGATCCGCGCCGCTGGTGCTGAACCCGGGTGACAAGGGGTTCGAGGTCGAGGTGACGGCCCTGGACTTCTCCGCCCCCGACCGCAACCGCTACGCCGTCATGCTGGAGGGGTTCGACAGCGGCTGGATGGAAAAGGACGCGCCGCGCCGCCGCGCCGTCTACACCAACCTGGCGCCCGGCCATTACCGCCTGCTGGCGCGCGGCACCAACAAGGATGGGCTGTGGAACGCCGACGTGCTCAGCCTGCCGGTGACCGTGCTGCCGGCCTGGTACCAGACCTGGTGGTTCCACGTGCTGGCCACCGGCACGGTGGTGGGGGGCGTGGCCTTGGCCTTCTGGGGACGGCTGGCCTGGCACCGGCGGCGGCAGCGGGCGCTGGAGGAACTGGTGGATGCCCGCACGGCCGACCTGGCCGCGTCTGCCGCCACCTTGCGCCGGGTGGGCGACGCGGGCCGCGACCTGTCGGCCTCGCTGGAGCGGGAGGCCATCTGCCGGGCCCTGCATACCCACGTGGCGGAACTGATGCCGACCGCCGGCCTGCGCGTGGCGCTGTTCGATGCCCGCGAGGCGCAATTGACCGTCGTCTATCCCGGCGGGACGGAGCCCCCGAATGGGCCTGCGCTGCCGGCCGATGACCCGCTGTATCAGCGGGCGGTGGACGGGGCGTCAACCATTGTCGGGCCGGATGGCATCCTGCTGTTCGCGCCACTGCGGGCAGGGGCCCGCCGCGTGGGCGTGGTGGAGGTGAGGCTCAGCCGGCCGGATCCGGCCCTGCCCCGCCAGGTGGAGGCCCTGCGCTCCATGGCCGCCTTCGCCGCCGTGGCCATCACCAACGCCGCCGCCTTCCGCGACGTGGAACAGGCGCGCAATGAGGCGGCGCAGACCCTGGCCAACCTGGAAAACGCGCTTGCCCGCCTGGTGCAGCAGGAAAAACTGGCGTCGCTGGGCAACCTGGTGGCGGTGGTGGCGCATGAGATAAACACGCCGCTGGGCGTCGCCGTCACCCTGGCGTCGCAGCTTCAGGGTGAGGTGGAGGCGCTGGGCAGCGCCGTGGCGGAGCGTCGACTGCGGCGGGTCGATCTGGATGAGTTCCTGGACCAGGCCCAGGACGGCTGCGTCATCCTGAACCGCAATCTGCGCCGGGCCGCCGACCTGGTGCAGAGCTTCAAGCAATTGTCGGTGGATCAGGCCAGTGAGCGGGTGCGGGCCGTCGCCCTCACCGAATATCTGCGTGAGACGCTGTTGAGTCTGGACCCGCTGCTGAAGGGGCATGGCGTCGCCGTCACCGTCGATGGCCCTGCGGGCTTCACCATACCCACACGGCCCGGGCAGTTGGCCCAGGTGCTGACCAACCTGATCCAGAACGCCGTCGTCCATGCCTTCGACGACGTTGCCGAGCCTGAAATCCATATCGAGGTGGCACGCACCCCCGGTGGCCGGGCCAGCGTCACCGTGGCCGACAATGGCCGGGGAATGACCGCCGACCTGGCCGCGCAAGCGTTCGAGCCCTTCTTCACCACCAAGCAGGGGGAGGGTGGGTCGGGCCTGGGCCTGCACATCGTGCACAACCTGGTGACCGGACCCCTGCGGGGTGAGTTGAGCCTGGACAGCGTGCCCGGCGCCGGTACCCGCGTCCATATCGAGCTGGGCACCTTCCAGGCTGGTGAGGCGCCGGTGCTGGAACCCAGCGCCTGA
- a CDS encoding CPBP family intramembrane metalloprotease, translated as MTSPFSAASADAAPPSLLALARQRREPWWAFLGGMVLVVLWTVVTALVLYGMQRKGWIVATPHAGPPLAVVGQLLVLLGSVAGSILPPLALALVWLHGRGPFSVITPGHGLDFGLAARSALLWGGLVLLTVAVSAAIDAWTGETSDTSGQPWPQVLAFAAATVWMLVLQVTAEETLFRGYLSQALYAWTGRAWIAALPVGVLFASLHTQSWDNGVWDQRALYFIISLMLSAVTWRARRLEAAIGIHFGQNLTAIYVMGVLGAPFPSLLGIGGPEGKPAGLGDVATVVATMAVVCGLYWYLGVRRGWVIRRKP; from the coding sequence GTGACCTCTCCCTTTTCGGCGGCATCGGCCGATGCCGCCCCGCCGTCGCTGCTGGCGCTGGCCCGCCAACGGCGGGAGCCGTGGTGGGCCTTCCTGGGCGGCATGGTCCTGGTGGTGCTGTGGACCGTGGTGACGGCCCTGGTGCTTTATGGCATGCAGCGCAAGGGCTGGATCGTCGCCACGCCCCATGCCGGGCCGCCGCTGGCGGTCGTCGGCCAATTGCTGGTCCTGCTGGGCAGCGTCGCCGGTTCCATCCTGCCACCCCTGGCCCTGGCCCTGGTCTGGCTGCATGGGCGGGGGCCGTTCAGCGTCATCACCCCTGGGCACGGGCTGGACTTCGGCTTGGCCGCCCGATCCGCCCTGCTGTGGGGCGGACTGGTGCTGCTGACCGTGGCCGTCAGTGCTGCGATCGACGCCTGGACGGGCGAGACTTCGGACACGAGCGGTCAGCCCTGGCCCCAGGTCCTGGCCTTCGCCGCCGCCACGGTGTGGATGCTGGTGCTGCAGGTCACGGCGGAGGAGACGCTGTTCCGGGGCTATCTCAGCCAGGCGCTGTACGCCTGGACCGGCCGCGCCTGGATCGCCGCCCTGCCGGTGGGCGTCCTGTTCGCGTCGCTGCACACCCAGTCCTGGGACAACGGCGTGTGGGACCAGCGGGCGCTTTACTTCATCATCTCGCTGATGCTGTCCGCCGTAACCTGGCGCGCCCGCCGGCTGGAGGCCGCCATCGGCATCCATTTCGGCCAGAACCTGACCGCCATCTATGTCATGGGTGTGCTGGGCGCGCCCTTCCCGTCCCTGCTGGGTATCGGCGGGCCGGAGGGCAAGCCGGCGGGCCTTGGCGATGTGGCGACGGTGGTGGCCACCATGGCCGTGGTCTGCGGCCTTTACTGGTACCTGGGCGTGCGGCGCGGCTGGGTCATCCGCCGGAAACCCTAA